A stretch of the Sphingosinithalassobacter tenebrarum genome encodes the following:
- a CDS encoding oxidoreductase: protein MTVYTGLIGFGLAGSAFHAPMIAAAEGLHLSAVATSRADAVKAAWPDAAVTTPEALIADPAIDLVVIATPNDSHASLARAALEAGKHVVVDKPFVLDIRDGEQIIALAAEKGCLLSVYQNRRYDDDFLTLAHMLANDRVGEVSLFESRWDKLRTAIKPGWREQPGPGAGLLADLGPHLIDQALRLFGMPDALTADIAIQRPEARVDDYFELTLHYGAMRAILSASTLVARPRPRFALHGTAGSLFSHGLDPQEASLRAGLKPDTQGFAQRAEHEASATLFTGDGDAIEVRYFRGNYAAFYADMADAITKGHEPPVDPADALAVMRLIALARQSAKTGARIAC, encoded by the coding sequence GTGACCGTCTATACCGGCCTGATCGGGTTCGGGCTCGCAGGCTCGGCCTTTCATGCCCCCATGATTGCGGCGGCGGAGGGATTGCATCTCTCTGCCGTCGCTACCTCGCGCGCCGATGCTGTGAAGGCGGCGTGGCCGGATGCTGCCGTGACCACGCCGGAGGCATTGATCGCCGATCCGGCGATCGATTTGGTGGTGATTGCCACGCCCAATGACAGCCACGCCTCGCTGGCGCGAGCCGCGCTGGAAGCGGGCAAGCATGTCGTGGTCGACAAGCCGTTCGTTCTCGATATCAGGGATGGCGAACAAATCATTGCACTTGCTGCGGAAAAAGGATGTTTGCTTAGCGTCTATCAGAACCGGCGCTATGACGACGATTTCCTGACGCTGGCACATATGCTCGCCAACGACAGGGTGGGTGAAGTCAGCCTTTTCGAATCGCGGTGGGACAAGCTGCGCACGGCGATCAAGCCGGGATGGCGCGAACAGCCGGGCCCCGGTGCGGGCCTCCTTGCCGATCTCGGCCCGCATCTCATCGATCAGGCGCTGCGCCTGTTCGGGATGCCCGATGCGCTGACCGCCGACATCGCGATCCAGCGCCCGGAAGCGCGGGTGGACGACTATTTCGAACTGACGCTGCATTATGGCGCGATGCGCGCGATCCTGTCGGCCTCGACGCTCGTGGCCAGGCCGCGCCCGCGCTTCGCGCTGCATGGGACGGCAGGCAGCCTGTTCAGCCACGGTCTCGACCCGCAGGAGGCCAGTCTGCGCGCCGGGCTGAAGCCCGATACGCAAGGTTTCGCGCAACGTGCCGAGCACGAGGCGAGCGCGACTTTGTTTACCGGCGACGGTGACGCGATTGAAGTGCGCTATTTTCGGGGCAACTACGCCGCCTTCTATGCCGACATGGCCGATGCTATCACAAAGGGCCATGAACCGCCGGTCGATCCGGCCGATGCGCTGGCGGTGATGCGGCTGATCGCCTTGGCCCGGCAGAGCGCGAAGACGGGCGCGCGGATCGCCTGCTGA
- a CDS encoding sialate O-acetylesterase codes for MTRTALALASSMIALSAVPASAQDLRLDPIFSDNMVLQRGRDFPVSGIAMPGARVTVALDGATPVVTRADANGAWRAMLPAHSAREGATLAVRSGDGMLELTNVAIGDVFLCSGQSNMEFTLSHATNANVSVAQSADPDLRLFNVPRQTSTTPQSEFGAPVAWEVSGPDSTPDFSATCYFMGAHLRETRDVPVGLIAASWGGSIIQDWLSRDGLMSNGGYADGLALLALRGRDPDAAQRQWADQAESYFGRATAELGEPVTADVHNFWEEWGEDLHSYDGTGVYSTRVTLTADQAAHARTIYLGAVDDIDQTLVNGTPVGATIGWNVQRVYDLPADVLHAGENRIELRAIDTGGGGGMWGVAPLRIALDNGETVSLEGEWQFRRGLSTGEAGPAPAVPWIGGNGLTTLYNGMIAPIGRIPLAGISWYQGEANVADAEGYRTLLTSLMADWRARFSTERFAVVQLADFGRMRSGPVESDWAELREAQRSVVDADDAAGLAVAIDIGQPGDIHPTNKQDVGLRLALAMDGANNAALPVATRQGDSVRLTFDRPLQVIGDARPVGFEACAANGCRYVSARMAAGDTVAFDVRPDETRVRYLWADSPITNLYDGDMLPVTPFEMPIPRRR; via the coding sequence GTGACGCGAACGGCATTGGCCCTGGCATCGAGCATGATTGCATTGAGCGCGGTGCCGGCCTCGGCACAGGATTTGCGGCTCGATCCGATTTTCTCCGACAATATGGTTCTGCAGCGCGGACGCGATTTTCCGGTCTCCGGCATCGCGATGCCCGGTGCGCGCGTGACGGTTGCGCTCGATGGCGCAACGCCGGTTGTAACCCGCGCAGATGCAAACGGAGCTTGGCGCGCGATGTTGCCGGCGCACAGCGCGCGCGAAGGCGCGACGCTTGCCGTGCGTTCGGGCGACGGCATGCTGGAACTTACCAATGTCGCGATCGGCGATGTCTTCCTCTGTTCGGGGCAGTCGAACATGGAATTCACGCTGAGCCACGCGACCAATGCGAACGTCTCCGTGGCACAGAGCGCCGACCCCGACCTGCGGCTGTTCAACGTCCCGCGCCAGACGAGCACAACGCCGCAAAGCGAATTCGGGGCACCCGTCGCCTGGGAGGTCTCCGGGCCGGACAGCACGCCCGATTTCTCAGCCACCTGCTATTTCATGGGTGCGCATCTGCGCGAAACCCGGGATGTTCCGGTGGGGCTGATCGCCGCGTCCTGGGGCGGCTCGATCATTCAGGACTGGCTGAGCCGCGACGGGCTGATGAGCAACGGCGGCTATGCCGATGGGTTGGCGCTGCTGGCATTGCGCGGTCGCGATCCCGATGCCGCGCAACGGCAATGGGCCGATCAGGCCGAAAGCTATTTCGGACGCGCCACGGCAGAACTCGGGGAACCAGTGACCGCTGACGTCCACAATTTCTGGGAAGAATGGGGCGAGGACCTGCACAGCTATGACGGTACCGGTGTCTATTCGACTCGCGTCACGCTAACCGCCGATCAGGCTGCGCATGCGCGGACCATCTATCTCGGTGCAGTCGACGACATTGACCAGACGCTGGTCAACGGCACGCCGGTCGGCGCGACGATCGGTTGGAATGTCCAACGTGTCTATGATCTTCCGGCAGATGTGCTTCATGCCGGCGAAAACCGGATCGAACTGCGCGCGATCGACACCGGCGGCGGTGGCGGCATGTGGGGCGTCGCGCCGCTGCGGATCGCGCTAGACAATGGCGAGACGGTGTCGCTCGAAGGCGAGTGGCAGTTCCGCCGCGGACTTTCGACCGGCGAGGCGGGGCCGGCGCCTGCCGTTCCCTGGATCGGCGGGAATGGCCTGACGACGCTTTACAACGGCATGATCGCGCCGATCGGACGGATCCCGCTTGCGGGTATCTCCTGGTATCAGGGCGAGGCGAATGTTGCCGACGCCGAGGGCTATCGCACGCTGCTGACCTCGCTGATGGCAGACTGGCGCGCGCGGTTTTCGACCGAACGGTTCGCGGTCGTTCAGCTTGCCGACTTCGGGCGGATGCGGAGCGGGCCGGTCGAATCCGACTGGGCCGAACTACGCGAGGCGCAGCGGAGCGTGGTCGACGCCGATGATGCGGCGGGGCTGGCGGTCGCCATCGATATCGGGCAGCCGGGTGATATTCATCCCACCAACAAGCAGGATGTCGGACTGCGGCTCGCTCTGGCGATGGACGGCGCGAACAATGCGGCGTTGCCGGTTGCCACGCGACAGGGCGACAGCGTTCGGCTGACTTTCGATCGTCCGCTTCAGGTGATCGGTGACGCGCGCCCGGTGGGGTTCGAGGCGTGCGCGGCAAACGGGTGCCGCTATGTATCCGCGCGCATGGCGGCGGGGGACACCGTGGCCTTCGACGTCCGCCCCGACGAGACGCGTGTCCGCTATCTGTGGGCCGACAGCCCGATCACCAATCTCTACGACGGTGACATGCTGCCGGTCACACCGTTCGAAATGCCAATACCGCGCCGGCGTTAA